A stretch of Corynebacterium timonense DNA encodes these proteins:
- the hrpA gene encoding ATP-dependent RNA helicase HrpA, with amino-acid sequence MNDSSSAPTRSDLLARLDEVPLAEVRRFQRRLKKARAPEALAAIGADIDAAAARVEARAAALPEITYPEKLPVSARREDIMELLRDNQVVIIAGETGSGKTTQIPKMLLELGRGRRGLIGHTQPRRLAARTVAERIADELGQTIGESVGYAIRFDDRVSATTSIKLMTDGILLAEMQRDRFLNAYDTIIIDEAHERSLNIDFLLGYLKRLLPRRPDLKVVITSATIDPESFAAHFADADGNPAPIIEVSGRTYPVEIRYRPLVELVDGKEVDQDMIDGVVSAVEELMAEGPGDILCFFSSERDIRDCMEAIEKKHWRGVDVTPLFGRLSNAEQHRVFSPHSGRRIVLSTNIAETSLTVPGIHYVVDTGLARISRYSTRTKVQRLPIEEISQASANQRSGRSGRVADGIAIRLYSEENFAQRPEFTDPEILRTNLASVILHMISLRLGDVSDFPFIQPPDAKAIRDGITLLHELGALADEKRGGAPTLTDIGRDIARIPVDPKMARMLVEANRLGVLDDVTVIVASMTIQDVRERPLDHQAQADQAHARFKDPTSDFLSSLKLWDYVAGSRDELSGNAFRKRMVKEFLHYMRIREWYDLVRQLRDVEKRLGWSPAEAVAGERDATAIHKSLLTGLLSNIGARDGQSKEFLGARGTRFMVFPGSSLAKRPPEFLMAAELVETSRLWARDVAKIEPEWVERAAGDLLKHSYSEPVWSRKRSAAMVHQKSLLYGVPIVRDRLVPYHRVDPEGARIMFIRHALIGGDWNRHHTFIDHNEALLEEASAVEEKLRRRGLVVDEDALFDFYDSKLPAEVTTARHFDSWWKKKRKDDPAYLDFDPASLVDASAVASDTAFPPTWRQGSIDYELRYKFEPGDDFDGVTVAVPVPLLAGFTDEGFDWLVPGLREELVTELIRTLPRPLRRTVVPAPDFAARVLPELTPHESGLLDQLAHGLRELGGSGINASDFRPDALPAHLRVTFAAIDKRGETIDHDKNLAALKERQAGQIRSSVSKASRRSESGVVTEWTRENLGDVAETVHATIDGNTVDAYPALEATPEGVKVTVHPTKAAADASMVTATLTLLLREVTVNANQMMKGLPLRQKVAVDNYPHGGAQGLVDDARVAAVRDLMMAHGGPVRTPEDFDALVKHVTPGVAGAVRRAVVAVAPALVEWSSMRDELRSWEGPAIDDMRSQLNFYLPPHAITVHGVERLQHVPRYVEAMRIRLEDMGRDPDRDAERQAVIDSVKKTLKAKMSRLPAGREKTAAYKDVVWRIEELRVSLFAQRLGTAEPVSQRRVEKMIEKLA; translated from the coding sequence ATGAACGATTCTTCCTCTGCCCCCACCCGCTCCGACCTCTTGGCCCGCCTCGACGAGGTCCCGCTCGCCGAGGTGCGCCGTTTCCAGCGCCGCCTGAAGAAGGCGCGCGCGCCCGAGGCCCTGGCGGCGATTGGCGCTGACATCGACGCCGCGGCGGCGCGGGTCGAGGCCCGTGCGGCAGCCCTGCCCGAGATCACGTACCCAGAAAAACTCCCGGTCTCGGCGCGCCGGGAGGACATTATGGAGCTGCTGCGCGACAACCAGGTGGTCATCATCGCCGGCGAGACGGGCTCCGGCAAGACCACCCAGATTCCGAAGATGCTGCTCGAGCTCGGCCGCGGCCGGCGCGGGCTCATCGGCCACACCCAGCCGCGGCGCTTGGCCGCGCGGACCGTCGCCGAGCGCATCGCCGACGAGCTAGGGCAAACGATCGGCGAGTCGGTGGGCTACGCCATCCGTTTCGACGACCGGGTCTCCGCGACGACCTCCATCAAGCTCATGACGGACGGTATCCTGCTCGCGGAGATGCAGCGCGACCGCTTCCTCAACGCGTACGACACGATCATCATCGACGAGGCCCACGAACGCAGCCTGAACATCGACTTCCTGCTCGGCTACCTCAAGCGGCTCCTTCCGCGCCGGCCCGACCTGAAGGTCGTCATCACCTCGGCGACGATCGACCCGGAGAGTTTCGCCGCCCACTTCGCAGACGCGGACGGAAACCCGGCGCCGATCATCGAGGTCTCTGGGCGCACCTACCCGGTGGAGATCCGCTATCGGCCCCTCGTCGAGCTCGTCGACGGCAAAGAGGTCGACCAGGACATGATCGACGGTGTCGTCTCCGCCGTCGAGGAACTCATGGCCGAGGGCCCCGGCGACATCCTGTGCTTCTTTTCCTCCGAGCGCGATATCCGTGACTGCATGGAAGCCATTGAGAAGAAGCACTGGCGCGGCGTCGACGTCACTCCCCTGTTCGGCCGGCTGTCCAACGCCGAGCAGCACCGCGTCTTCTCGCCGCACTCGGGTCGGCGCATCGTGCTGTCTACCAACATCGCGGAGACCTCGCTGACGGTGCCCGGCATCCATTACGTCGTGGATACCGGGCTCGCCCGCATCTCGCGCTACTCCACCCGCACGAAGGTGCAGCGCCTTCCCATCGAAGAGATCTCCCAGGCCTCCGCCAACCAGCGCTCCGGGCGTTCGGGCCGCGTCGCCGACGGCATCGCCATCCGGCTCTACTCCGAGGAGAACTTTGCCCAGCGGCCGGAGTTCACCGACCCTGAGATCCTGCGCACCAACCTGGCCAGCGTGATCCTGCACATGATCTCGCTGCGCCTCGGCGACGTCTCCGACTTCCCGTTCATCCAGCCTCCGGACGCCAAGGCGATCCGCGACGGCATCACCCTGCTGCACGAGCTCGGTGCCCTCGCCGACGAGAAGCGTGGCGGCGCACCAACACTGACCGACATCGGGCGCGACATCGCCCGCATCCCCGTCGACCCGAAGATGGCGCGCATGCTTGTGGAGGCCAACCGCCTCGGGGTGCTCGACGACGTCACCGTCATCGTCGCGTCCATGACCATCCAGGACGTGCGCGAACGCCCATTGGACCACCAGGCGCAGGCCGACCAGGCGCACGCGCGATTCAAGGACCCTACCTCGGACTTTTTGTCCTCGCTCAAGCTGTGGGACTACGTCGCCGGCTCCCGGGACGAGCTTTCCGGCAACGCCTTTCGCAAGCGCATGGTCAAAGAATTCCTGCACTACATGCGGATCCGGGAGTGGTACGACTTGGTGCGGCAGCTGAGGGACGTCGAAAAGCGGCTCGGTTGGTCCCCCGCGGAGGCGGTCGCGGGTGAGCGTGACGCCACCGCGATCCACAAGTCACTTCTCACGGGCCTGCTATCCAACATCGGGGCGCGCGACGGTCAGTCGAAGGAGTTCCTCGGCGCGCGCGGCACGCGGTTTATGGTTTTCCCCGGCTCCTCGCTGGCCAAGCGCCCGCCGGAGTTTCTCATGGCCGCCGAGCTCGTCGAAACCTCGCGGCTGTGGGCGCGCGACGTCGCCAAGATTGAACCCGAGTGGGTCGAGCGCGCCGCCGGCGACCTGCTCAAGCACAGCTACTCCGAGCCGGTGTGGTCGCGCAAGCGCTCGGCCGCGATGGTGCACCAAAAGTCGCTGCTCTACGGCGTTCCCATTGTTCGCGACCGGCTCGTGCCCTACCATCGCGTCGACCCGGAGGGCGCGCGCATCATGTTCATCCGCCACGCGCTCATCGGGGGGGATTGGAACCGGCACCACACCTTCATCGACCACAACGAGGCCCTGCTCGAGGAAGCCTCCGCCGTGGAGGAGAAGCTGCGCCGGCGCGGGCTCGTCGTCGACGAGGACGCTCTGTTCGATTTCTACGACTCCAAGCTTCCCGCCGAGGTCACCACCGCGCGCCATTTCGACTCCTGGTGGAAGAAGAAGCGCAAGGACGACCCGGCCTACCTCGACTTCGATCCGGCATCGCTTGTCGACGCCTCCGCGGTCGCCTCCGACACCGCCTTCCCGCCCACCTGGCGCCAAGGCAGCATCGACTACGAGCTGCGCTACAAGTTCGAACCCGGCGACGACTTCGACGGCGTCACCGTCGCCGTGCCGGTCCCGCTGCTCGCGGGCTTCACCGACGAGGGCTTCGACTGGCTCGTGCCGGGGCTGCGCGAAGAACTGGTGACGGAGCTTATCCGCACCCTGCCGCGACCGCTGCGCCGCACCGTGGTGCCCGCGCCCGACTTCGCCGCGCGCGTGCTCCCCGAGCTCACGCCCCACGAGTCAGGTCTGCTCGATCAGCTCGCGCACGGGCTGCGAGAACTCGGGGGCTCCGGCATCAACGCGTCCGACTTCCGCCCGGATGCGCTGCCTGCTCACCTGCGGGTCACGTTCGCCGCGATTGACAAGCGCGGCGAGACGATCGACCACGATAAAAACCTCGCCGCCCTCAAGGAGCGCCAAGCGGGGCAGATCCGGTCCTCGGTGTCCAAAGCGAGCCGCCGCTCCGAGTCTGGGGTCGTGACGGAGTGGACCCGAGAGAATCTGGGCGACGTCGCCGAGACGGTGCACGCCACCATCGACGGCAACACCGTCGACGCCTACCCCGCCCTTGAGGCCACGCCGGAAGGCGTGAAGGTGACCGTCCACCCGACGAAGGCAGCGGCCGACGCGTCCATGGTCACCGCCACGCTGACATTGTTGCTGCGTGAGGTGACGGTCAACGCGAATCAGATGATGAAAGGTCTGCCGCTGCGGCAGAAGGTCGCCGTGGACAACTACCCGCACGGAGGTGCTCAGGGGCTCGTCGACGACGCTCGTGTTGCCGCCGTGCGTGACTTGATGATGGCCCACGGCGGCCCAGTACGCACCCCGGAAGACTTCGACGCCCTCGTCAAACACGTCACGCCCGGCGTCGCCGGTGCCGTTCGCCGCGCGGTTGTCGCTGTCGCCCCGGCTCTTGTGGAGTGGTCCTCCATGCGCGATGAGCTGCGCTCCTGGGAGGGGCCGGCGATCGACGACATGCGCTCCCAGCTGAACTTTTACCTTCCTCCGCACGCGATCACGGTCCACGGCGTCGAGCGCCTGCAGCACGTGCCGCGCTACGTCGAAGCGATGCGCATTCGACTGGAGGACATGGGCCGCGATCCCGACCGGGACGCCGAGCGCCAGGCGGTGATCGATTCGGTGAAGAAAACGCTGAAAGCGAAAATGTCGCGCCTGCCCGCTGGGCGGGAGAAGACCGCGGCGTACAAGGACGTCGTCTGGAGGATCGAGGAGCTCCGGGTCAGCCTCTTCGCGCAACGATTGGGGACGGCGGAGCCTGTGAGCCAAAGGCGCGTGGAGAAGATGATCGAGAAGCTAGCGTAA
- a CDS encoding hydrogen peroxide-inducible genes activator, protein MGNKEYRPTLAQLRTFVTIAENRHFGTAAHKLNISQPSLSQALVALESGLGVQLIERSTRKVIVTATGERLLPLAKATLEAAENFVAHSRGANGVLAGPLSIGIIPTLAPYILPEFLRLARESYPELKPRIVEDQTEQLIQQLRDGHIDIAILALPTNVPGITECPLFDEPFIVVTDASHEAAGHDDLSLDVLDDLNLLLLDDGHCLREQIVDLCRLVNAAPHADADSATRASSLTTIMQLVVAGLGSTLVPASAIATECARPGLGLATFDEGVVAQRTIGLVCRSSSSRTAAYEELGELVTQAHRQAVAKGEQLLKG, encoded by the coding sequence ATGGGCAATAAGGAATACCGGCCGACACTCGCGCAGCTGCGCACCTTTGTCACCATCGCCGAAAACCGCCACTTCGGCACGGCCGCGCACAAGCTGAACATCTCTCAGCCGTCGCTGTCCCAGGCGCTCGTCGCCCTCGAATCAGGCCTGGGTGTCCAGCTCATCGAACGCTCCACGCGCAAGGTGATCGTGACGGCGACGGGCGAGAGGCTGCTCCCGCTCGCAAAGGCCACGCTCGAAGCCGCCGAGAACTTCGTCGCGCACTCGCGGGGGGCCAACGGGGTGCTGGCCGGCCCGCTGAGCATCGGAATCATCCCGACGTTGGCGCCCTATATCCTCCCCGAGTTTCTGCGCCTCGCGCGCGAATCGTACCCCGAGCTCAAGCCTCGCATCGTCGAGGACCAGACGGAGCAGCTCATCCAGCAGCTACGTGACGGGCACATCGACATCGCCATCTTGGCGCTGCCGACGAACGTGCCCGGCATCACGGAGTGCCCGCTCTTCGACGAGCCGTTCATCGTCGTTACCGACGCATCGCACGAGGCCGCCGGGCACGACGACCTGAGCCTCGACGTCCTCGACGACCTCAACTTGCTGCTGCTTGACGACGGCCACTGCCTGCGCGAACAGATCGTCGACCTGTGCCGCCTCGTCAACGCCGCCCCGCATGCAGACGCCGACTCCGCCACGCGCGCGTCCTCGCTGACGACCATCATGCAGCTCGTTGTCGCGGGCCTCGGTTCCACGCTCGTGCCGGCCTCGGCCATCGCGACGGAGTGCGCGCGCCCGGGGCTGGGGCTGGCCACGTTCGACGAGGGGGTCGTCGCCCAGCGCACCATCGGGCTGGTGTGCCGCTCCAGTTCCTCGCGCACCGCGGCCTACGAGGAACTCGGAGAGCTTGTCACGCAGGCGCACCGGCAGGCGGTCGCGAAAGGCGAACAGCTGCTGAAGGGCTAG
- a CDS encoding NAD(P)/FAD-dependent oxidoreductase — MARALVIGAGMVGLSTAWYLQDHGYEVEVLDRIGVAAGSSWGNAGWLAPGKTIPLANKSLWAYGPTALFDAHAALQVPARPDPGLWGFVARFMAHATDRAWDATMARLTPADLGALPAFDELIAGGVEAQTHSVDFIVGFEKQSQAAGFLAEVEGAVRHGQDVPFERIDLEEARSVAPVLSPRVSTLYRMGGQRYIDPGAFCEALAADVRRRGGSVVEGVEVVAVTSTRTPAVKLATGEWRSADVVVVATGAWLPSLVRGLGVTTRVQAGRGYSFSVATREPVTSPVYLPYTKVACTPYQGRLRVAGTMEFRRPDEAFQPQRVRSIIHATAPLFEGVDWDHREDEWVGSRPVTPDGLPLVGATKAPNVYVNGGHGMWGVVLGPLSGKLLAQRIATGETAPAIAPFDPLR, encoded by the coding sequence ATGGCGCGTGCTCTTGTCATTGGGGCCGGGATGGTCGGCCTATCCACGGCGTGGTACCTCCAAGACCACGGCTACGAGGTCGAGGTTCTCGACCGGATAGGCGTCGCGGCGGGCTCGTCGTGGGGCAACGCCGGCTGGCTCGCCCCCGGCAAGACCATCCCCCTCGCCAACAAGAGCCTCTGGGCATACGGGCCCACCGCGCTTTTCGACGCCCACGCGGCGCTTCAGGTCCCTGCCCGCCCGGATCCCGGCTTGTGGGGCTTCGTCGCGCGGTTCATGGCGCACGCCACGGACCGCGCCTGGGACGCAACGATGGCACGGCTGACTCCCGCTGACCTCGGGGCCTTGCCGGCCTTCGACGAGCTCATCGCTGGGGGCGTCGAGGCCCAGACTCACAGCGTGGATTTCATCGTTGGCTTTGAAAAACAGTCGCAGGCCGCGGGTTTCCTCGCCGAGGTGGAAGGAGCCGTGCGCCACGGACAGGACGTCCCCTTCGAGCGCATCGATCTGGAGGAGGCGCGCAGCGTCGCGCCGGTTCTCTCCCCTCGTGTGAGCACGCTCTACCGGATGGGAGGTCAGCGCTACATCGACCCCGGAGCGTTCTGCGAGGCGCTCGCCGCCGACGTGCGGCGGCGTGGGGGCAGCGTCGTCGAGGGCGTGGAGGTCGTGGCGGTGACGTCGACACGCACTCCGGCGGTCAAACTGGCGACGGGAGAATGGCGCAGCGCCGACGTCGTCGTGGTGGCGACGGGCGCGTGGCTCCCTTCGCTGGTGCGTGGCCTGGGCGTGACTACGCGGGTGCAGGCTGGCCGCGGCTACTCCTTCAGCGTGGCCACCCGGGAGCCCGTCACGTCCCCGGTGTATTTGCCGTACACGAAGGTGGCGTGCACGCCGTACCAGGGGCGTCTACGGGTCGCGGGCACGATGGAGTTCCGCCGCCCGGACGAGGCGTTCCAGCCGCAGCGCGTGCGCTCTATCATTCACGCCACGGCCCCGCTGTTCGAAGGCGTCGACTGGGACCACCGCGAGGACGAGTGGGTCGGGTCGCGTCCCGTCACGCCCGACGGGCTGCCGCTCGTGGGGGCGACGAAGGCGCCAAACGTGTACGTCAACGGCGGGCACGGGATGTGGGGCGTGGTCCTCGGCCCGCTCAGCGGCAAGCTCCTCGCGCAGCGCATCGCCACCGGCGAGACGGCTCCAGCGATTGCTCCGTTCGACCCGCTGCGCTGA
- a CDS encoding DEAD/DEAH box helicase encodes MLPDLDNVPASLFDEAVWDTFTAWTAERGISLYPAQEEASLALLTGDNVILATPTGSGKSMVANAAHFIALARGQRSFYTAPIKALVSEKFFALCEIFGAENVGMMTGDATVNGNAPIIAATAEIVANIALREGKNASIDQVVMDEFHYYSEPDRGWAWQVPLLELPKAQFLLMSATLGDTAWLEEDLTSRTGRRTTYVGGSQRPVPLDFSYVFTAVHETLEELLADGKAPIYVVHFSQREATERAQALTSMKIVTAEEKERIAAEIGNFRFTTAFGKTLSTLLRRGIGIHHAGMLPKYRRLVERLSQQGLLKVICGTDTLGVGINVPIRTVLMTGLAKFDGTRQRILKSREFHQIAGRAGRAGYDTEGSVVVEAPEHEIENAKLRRRVGDDPKKAKKKRLKSAREGEVSWSEKTFQRLTTAEPEELSSQFRVSTSMLLNVVARPGDGYEHMKHLLRTNHDTRAKQNRDILTAVELFRGLINAGVVERTPDSPAMRPYTLTTELDRDFALNQPLSPFALAFLTLLDPESETYTLDVISTFEAILDDPRQLLQAQQSAARGEEIAALKAEGVDYTDRMAIVEEITYPKPLADELDEAFDTFATGNPWAREFDLSPKSVVRDMIEHAMTFSDVIATYGLARSEGVILRYLTDAWRTLSHSIPESYLNDELEDIVAWLGELIRQVDSSLIDEWAHMADEDSPISEETLQRELAFGVEDPTALTANRRAFRVMVRNYFFRMVELFAFEKEERLDEMVGYLDPDERPDWPAAMDDYFAEYDDLGTGPEARGPGFFRLVNGTGRSWEVQQIFQDPEGDNSYQLHGVVDLDASDEAGEVRLRSLRLVAR; translated from the coding sequence ATGCTGCCCGACCTCGACAACGTCCCCGCCTCGCTTTTCGACGAAGCCGTGTGGGACACGTTCACCGCGTGGACGGCGGAGCGCGGCATCTCGCTCTACCCCGCGCAGGAAGAGGCGTCTCTGGCGCTGTTGACCGGCGACAACGTCATCCTGGCCACCCCGACGGGCTCCGGCAAGTCGATGGTGGCCAACGCCGCCCACTTCATCGCGCTGGCCCGCGGGCAGCGCTCCTTTTACACAGCCCCGATCAAGGCGCTCGTGAGCGAGAAGTTTTTCGCGCTGTGCGAGATATTCGGCGCGGAAAACGTGGGGATGATGACGGGCGACGCCACCGTCAACGGCAACGCCCCCATCATCGCGGCGACGGCGGAGATCGTGGCGAACATTGCGCTTCGGGAGGGCAAGAACGCCTCGATCGATCAGGTGGTGATGGACGAGTTCCACTACTACTCCGAGCCGGACCGCGGGTGGGCCTGGCAGGTACCCTTGCTCGAGCTGCCGAAGGCGCAGTTTTTGCTCATGTCCGCCACCCTCGGCGACACCGCCTGGCTGGAAGAAGACCTGACCTCTCGCACGGGCCGGCGCACCACCTACGTTGGAGGCTCGCAACGTCCGGTCCCGCTGGATTTCAGCTACGTGTTCACCGCGGTGCATGAGACCCTCGAGGAGCTACTCGCCGATGGCAAGGCTCCCATCTACGTGGTTCACTTTTCCCAGCGCGAGGCTACCGAGCGCGCGCAGGCGCTGACCAGCATGAAAATTGTCACGGCCGAGGAGAAGGAAAGAATCGCCGCCGAGATCGGGAACTTTCGTTTCACCACCGCCTTCGGGAAAACTCTGTCCACGCTGTTGCGCCGGGGTATCGGCATCCACCACGCGGGAATGCTGCCGAAGTACCGCCGCTTGGTCGAGCGCCTGTCCCAGCAGGGTCTGCTCAAAGTGATCTGCGGCACGGACACGCTCGGCGTGGGCATCAACGTGCCCATCCGCACCGTGCTCATGACAGGCCTGGCCAAGTTCGACGGCACGCGCCAACGCATCCTCAAGTCGCGTGAATTCCACCAGATCGCGGGCCGCGCCGGGCGTGCCGGCTACGACACCGAGGGCTCTGTCGTTGTCGAGGCGCCCGAGCACGAGATCGAGAACGCGAAGCTCCGTCGGCGTGTCGGGGACGACCCGAAGAAGGCGAAGAAGAAGCGTCTCAAGTCAGCGCGTGAAGGGGAAGTCAGCTGGTCGGAGAAGACCTTCCAGCGGCTGACAACGGCCGAGCCCGAGGAGCTGAGCAGCCAGTTCCGTGTCTCCACGTCGATGCTTCTCAACGTCGTGGCCCGCCCCGGTGACGGCTACGAGCACATGAAGCACCTGCTGCGCACCAACCATGACACACGGGCGAAGCAAAACCGCGACATCCTTACCGCCGTGGAGCTCTTCCGCGGCCTCATCAACGCCGGCGTGGTAGAGCGCACGCCGGACTCGCCGGCGATGCGCCCCTACACGCTGACCACCGAGCTCGATCGTGACTTCGCGCTCAACCAGCCGCTGTCGCCGTTCGCTCTCGCATTCCTCACCCTGCTCGACCCCGAGTCGGAGACGTACACCTTGGACGTCATTTCCACGTTCGAGGCCATCCTCGACGACCCGCGCCAGCTGCTCCAGGCGCAGCAGTCAGCTGCCCGCGGCGAGGAAATTGCCGCGTTGAAGGCCGAGGGCGTGGACTACACGGACCGTATGGCCATCGTGGAGGAGATCACCTACCCGAAGCCGCTCGCCGACGAGTTGGACGAGGCCTTTGACACCTTCGCCACGGGCAACCCGTGGGCGCGCGAGTTCGACCTGTCGCCCAAGTCCGTGGTGCGCGACATGATCGAGCACGCGATGACTTTCTCGGATGTCATCGCCACCTACGGGTTGGCGCGCTCAGAGGGCGTCATCTTGCGCTACCTCACCGACGCGTGGCGCACGCTGTCCCACTCGATCCCCGAGTCCTACCTCAACGACGAGCTCGAGGACATTGTGGCCTGGCTCGGGGAGCTCATCCGGCAGGTGGATTCTTCGCTCATCGACGAGTGGGCGCACATGGCGGACGAAGACTCCCCTATCTCCGAGGAAACCCTCCAGCGCGAGCTGGCCTTCGGCGTCGAGGACCCGACCGCTCTCACCGCTAACCGCCGGGCGTTCCGGGTCATGGTGCGCAACTACTTCTTCCGTATGGTCGAGCTCTTTGCTTTCGAAAAGGAGGAGCGCCTCGACGAGATGGTCGGCTACCTCGACCCAGACGAGCGGCCCGACTGGCCCGCCGCGATGGACGACTACTTCGCGGAGTACGACGACCTGGGCACCGGTCCCGAGGCCCGCGGCCCGGGTTTTTTCCGCCTTGTCAACGGCACGGGCCGCTCGTGGGAGGTTCAGCAAATTTTCCAGGACCCCGAGGGCGACAACTCCTACCAGCTGCACGGCGTGGTTGACCTCGACGCCTCCGACGAGGCCGGGGAGGTGCGGCTACGCTCTCTGCGGCTCGTCGCCCGGTAG
- a CDS encoding PAC2 family protein, whose amino-acid sequence MTRNDRHMYELEYPAPAVGGDASSGPTLVIAMQGYADAGHAVEGAAEHLKAALDSRTVATFSNDELIDYRSRRPTVTMAQHEITGMDDLQLDIRVLRDEEGSSFLLLSGPEPDLRWEAFSDAVADLVEHFDVDKTICLYAAPMGAPHTRPLVVSAHGNDPELVGTMYTFDGMVSVPGSAATMIERVLHGRGRSVAGYTAHVPHYISASPYPHAAYQLLQSVSDASGLSFPLRALEADMQRVARQLAEQTEGSEEISQVVTALEQHYDREMEAYRERHPNAMMPGEAQTPSGEEIGEAFENFLAAIDDRDRERGLPHGEPEDTRLSDYYDLSPEDDEPGDDDEPGDERE is encoded by the coding sequence ATGACGCGGAACGACCGTCACATGTACGAACTGGAGTACCCGGCCCCGGCTGTGGGCGGGGACGCGTCCTCCGGTCCGACCCTCGTGATTGCCATGCAGGGCTACGCGGACGCGGGCCACGCCGTCGAGGGCGCGGCGGAGCATCTGAAGGCGGCACTCGACTCGCGCACGGTGGCCACCTTCAGCAACGACGAGCTCATTGACTACCGCTCGCGCCGCCCCACGGTCACCATGGCGCAGCACGAGATCACGGGTATGGACGACCTGCAGCTCGATATCCGGGTGCTGCGCGACGAGGAGGGTTCCTCCTTCCTGCTGCTTTCCGGGCCCGAACCCGACCTGCGCTGGGAGGCCTTCAGCGACGCTGTAGCCGACTTGGTGGAGCACTTCGACGTGGATAAGACGATCTGCCTGTATGCAGCCCCGATGGGGGCGCCCCACACGCGCCCGCTTGTCGTGTCCGCTCACGGCAACGACCCCGAGCTCGTCGGCACGATGTACACCTTCGATGGCATGGTCTCCGTCCCGGGCTCGGCCGCCACGATGATCGAGCGCGTGTTGCACGGCCGCGGGCGCTCCGTGGCTGGTTACACGGCGCACGTGCCGCACTACATCTCGGCGTCGCCCTACCCGCACGCGGCGTACCAGCTGCTGCAGTCCGTCTCTGACGCCTCCGGCCTATCGTTCCCGCTGCGCGCCCTCGAGGCCGACATGCAGCGCGTCGCCCGCCAACTGGCGGAGCAGACGGAAGGGTCGGAGGAAATCTCCCAAGTCGTGACCGCCCTCGAGCAGCACTACGACCGCGAGATGGAGGCGTACCGCGAGCGCCACCCCAACGCGATGATGCCCGGCGAGGCACAGACGCCCAGCGGCGAGGAGATCGGTGAGGCCTTCGAGAACTTCCTCGCCGCCATCGACGACCGCGACCGGGAGCGGGGCCTTCCCCACGGGGAACCGGAGGACACCCGGTTGTCGGACTACTACGACCTCTCCCCTGAGGACGACGAACCAGGCGACGACGACGAACCCGGCGACGAGCGGGAGTAA